The sequence TAACTTTGTCTTGAATGCTAGATGTAGGATGTTAGATTCTCTACAACTACAATTATTTATCTATTTATTACTATTAAATAAATAGTAGCACGACAACTagttcaactaatgtagtagtacgttgttggggCTTAGCTTGTTATAATATTTATAATAGTAATAAAGTGcattattacaagaaactagttggaagcctaacaagttgGGATCCAACTGCGTACCATTACATTAGTTGAACATgatgtcgtgctagcctaccagcgagcctcatgaggaaccagtcAAGGGAGCCGAAGGGGAtaggggcaagctaactctaccttccatgtcaataTCTGTAATATTGCGCCATCGGAGATGCAGACCTGGAACCCCCTGGAACGAATCAAACCTTCGAAGAacagggatgaccagctgagctagctacccattatttatttatttttgtcccCAAATCTTAAATCTACACTCAGCGATGGACAAAATTCAGCTacccattttttattttatttttgtcccTAACTCTTAAATCTACACTCAGCGATGACAAAATTCAGCTGTCTCTCGTCTTTCCTCCCGAAGGAAATTTTTTTCCTGAGGGATGTATGCTTATCAAAACAATTAAATTAGAAGTGAACTTCTGATCTCATCTTTCACACCATTTGATGCCACAAATAGTTTTAGTGGGAAAATAGCTTCAGCTACTAGTACAGAAGGAGAGAACATTTTGAAAATCTTCACTAACTTTAGCAATGCTTCAGGTCGGTTGATAAACTTTGAGAAGTCGGGCATCTTTTTTAGCACCAACTCTCACCAGAATACCATAGATACCGTTAGGAACATATTGGGAGTTGGTAGAATTTCGTTGAATAATAAATATTTAGGGTCGCCTCTTTTCACACACACTTCGAAAGTAATTTCCTTTCAAAGTGTTATTGCTAGAGTTGAGAGAAAGCTCCAAATTTGGAAACCCAAGAATATGTCATGTGCTTCTAAATCTACTTTGATTCATACATATACTACAATTGTTCCAGTGTATCAAATGAACTACTTTAGAATTCCAGTTGGAGTCTTAAACAAGATTGACAACATTCAGCGAGATTTTTTTTTGGGGAAAAGATGTTTCTGTTACTAGAGGAATCTATCCAAAAGCATGGGGTAAAGTTTCCATCCTAAAGGAGTTAGGGGGAATGGGATTCCTTAATCTTCAGAGTTTCAAAAGTGCAATGCTAGCAAAGATCACTTGGAGACTTGTACAGGATCCAGATGCTATGTTGGCTCAGGTAATGAAGCATGATTATTATCCGGACTACCGTCTCCTTAATAACGAGATAGTGTGTCCTGCAACTGCATCTTGGGGTTGGAAAAACATCAACTGAGAAATGCCCAAAATCAGGTACAACTCTACTTGGGTGGTGGGAAATGggaaaaaatcagaatttgggaagatTGGTGGTGCATTGAGATAACAGGCAATCTTAAGCCTTTGAATGTGGAGTGCACTGGGGACAGATGGAAATGGAATACAAATGTGTTGAAAGCTTGTTTTCGAAGGGAGGTGGTGGAGATAATCAGTAAGATCAGAATTTCAGAGGGAGAGGAGGATAAATTAGTGTGGAATCTAGAAGCAAATGGGAAGTTTAGCACTAAGTCCCTATATACTCGATTGTAACAAATGATCAGCTGGAGCAGCATAATGACATAAATCTTTGGGGAAAGGTGTGGAATCTCAACACAGTACGAATGATTAAAACTTTCCTTTGGAAATGTGTTCATGGTATCATACCACTCAATGGGAGGATTACAAGAATTCTACCGCACATAAACAAAATGTGTCCTACGTGTGGACAACAGGAAGAATCTCTTAACCATTTTCTTTACGGAATGTGATTTCACTTTAAGATTATTTTCTGGTATTGGTTTtaattttgcttttgttttgaaTAACCAGGTACAATTTCTTGAATGGTTGCCAACTGGTTTACAAGAACCGACATTAGGGACAAAGGAACTCTAAACTGGCCAGAAACTATGGCAATAATCATGTAGGCTATTTGGAAAACTAGATGTGATCTAGTGTTTAGAAAAACCTTAGTGAAGGATAATGCTAGAAGTAGGTGGTACCTATAGAAAGTGGATGAGATAGACATCTATAAGTCGGATTAAATGTTAAACCTAACCATTCTGTCTATGAAAATAAATGTTGCTGTTACAATGGATTATACGTTAAACCCAACAAATATATTTCAGGCATAGCACTAACTTGTTCTGACCATACAGGTGCCTACTCAGGAGCAAACTGCATCCATATCGCAGGAAGCAGTAAAGAAGAGATAGAGAAGAGACCAGCTCCATCGACAATCAAGTGGATTCGCAACCTAAACCTTCTGATGGTTCATATTAAAGGCGATGACTTGAAAGTCCTTGAAGCAGCTAGGAAAACAGTTACCAAGACAACAAAAAGCTCCAAAAGATGGCGGGAAGGTACCAGTTTGAATTTTTGCTTATGTATGAAAGGAATTAAAACACTTAACTTAATTCCAGTTTCTGGAAACTTTATTACAAGAAGTCTAGCGGCAGTCTGTATTAGGAAGGTTTAACAAACTGTTGGAATGATGATTCTTTTTTGTATCATATGAATCACCTACCAGTGGCACTCGGTAGCCAATATTCAACTATGTAATCTTCGGGGTCTCCctgttttcttattaaaaaaaataaaaaaaaaaagagaaaaaaaaatagtagaGGCATAAAGATCCAAAACATACTGTACTTTAGAAATTGATCTCTTGCTCTCGAATCGTGCATTGAATAGATCAGGCTCGGGCAAATGAGTTCCAGATGCATAACTGCTAGCCTAATAACCTAATATATGTTGCGTAAAAAGGCGAGGAACTACTTAGAGCACCTTTGTCTTCATTTTGTAACTCTTATCGATTTGCTTTAGTATTTCACATGGGGGAATGTATAAGACGGCCTACTTACAAACAAATCCTATGACAGGCATTCTTCATACATCCCATAACAAGCACAAGGTTTAGACCAGAAATATTAACACATCGGGAAAGAAAGTATAGAATTAGTAGATTGACAATTTCTCAACTGGGTAACCTGAAGCCCTCCTTCAGTCGAGGCTGCAGCTTCCTTTTTCCTGCCTATATACATGGTACAGCAGACAGATTTGTGATATCAAAAACCTGCAGGAACCTCAATTATAACACCTAATTAACAAAATATCAGTCGGTTGCAACCAAAATAGAGAAAGTGGTCAAGAATCACCCACAAAAACTAACATTCACAGTTGGCATTAACAATTTTGTTAGGTAAGTCTTCAGATATCCCCAAGTCAATCTGTGAATATATTATATCAAGCAGTATTATACAGAATATTGGTAAGGCAGCTCATAAAAGTATAAAACGAACACTCAAAAGGAACTACTACTAGGTTGTGGTGCAAATCCAGTCAGAGAACTGAATATATGTGAGTTACTACACATCATGATATATTTAGGGGAGTAGAAGAAAAGTCGCCTAAACTTGAGACAGTGGGTTACTTATCTAGGTCTTTTTATGCGGTCAACAAATAGTAGCAGATAATATGAAAATTTAGACTAATGAGTATGCCTCTAAGAATTAAGACATCTCCTTGATGAAATACAAAAGGATTGCGCGTGAACATAAATAATAACTTCATATGTGTACATCCACCCAAATTCACAAATTCAAGAAACAAAATTTATACCACTAACATGCTAGCACAAAGGTAAACAAAGCATACCAACCGGTGAAGTGGCAAAGTGCATTAGGACTGGAACACTTCCTTCTAAAAATAGCTGATCGTAGTTCAGCAGAAACACTGCAGAAAAGGGGGCTGGACCATGTCACGGCTCCATAAAAGTTTAACAAAGAAATATATACAATTCAGTATGTTACATCTCCAAATGGGAACAGATTAACAAACTGCGtacaaataaataacaaagaaatGGTAAGACTACAAATCCACTACGAATGAGCCCTATGTAATTGGTACAACTACTGAATAGCAAGATTAGCCTTCCTAATCTTATATTAGTAGAGCAGGTTGCAGAATATAAGTGATGCAGATACAAGTTTACATCAGTTAGAAACAGCACGCCTAAGAGGTTATTACACTACAAGAGAAATCGAGCAGAAACAGTGACTAATTCAGAAGAACAAATAAGTTGAAGACGCTTGGTCCCAGTGGTGAATGCCGGAAGCTACTCTGTTGTAACAAGCTGATGCACCAGGGCATATTGACAATGTGGAATTGCTCAAAGACTTGAAACTGTAAATTTATCTAAGTGTGTACAGGAGCTCTTATACTGAACATCTGGGGGGACATTCAGACTTCACACCCTCCTGAAAAACCTACCACCTTTCTTTCCAACTCCAGTTCCCTCAAGACTTGATGTAAGAAGAGATCTGCTATCCGGTCGCCATGTAAATTCTTTCAGCACAGAAAACAAACTTGAGAGTGCAGGAGTAACTTCACTATCTTTAACATGGTTACATGAGACTACTCTAAGACTTTGAAGGTTCACCCAAGACAGAACTACAGACTCCAGCCCTTCTGTTGTTAGCATTGAACATCTCTCCAACGAGATAGATTTAACCCTCCTGAGAGCAAATCAACCACTCATTAAGACTTCAAAAACTACCAATTATCAGTATTATTTTTGACCATGTAACAGGTTCCAAATCATTACTACAACTCGAAACTAATGCAGGAAGATATAAATCCACAGAACCAATTAATATGGGATTTGAGTGGTATTATGGGCAAACTTTCACTCGTTATTTGGCTTCAACACACATGTTTTTGCTTAATTGGCAGTCTATATGAACCATGCTCTCACACTTTTTGAGTAAAAAACAGGCTGTAATCCAATTTTTATCCTATATGTCATTGATTGATAAAAAAATTCATCCTGTGCCATAGAGCAAAATAGATACCTAAGTAGACAAGAACTACTGTAACAAGTAATGACAGAAGTTTAGCTACCCTTTATCTACTTGAGATAGGTAATAGCAAGATAAAACATAAAACCTAATTAGTATTCTTGACACCTGCAAACCCAAAGGATGTCCATTAAAAGGTTAACATAAAGAGAGGGAAGAGCTCATAATACCTGCAATTACTAGCAAAGCTAAACATCTCACTATCCAATCCCCAACAGTCTTGAAAAACAATCTCTTTAACTGCCACACAAACAAGAAACAATGCATTTGCACTCTCCTTATCACGAAACTGGCATTGCTGCAAATGCAAGCGTTCCAAAGTTGGACAAGACCCTAAATGTTCAATTGGCCCCGGAATCGGATCAATCTTCTTACAAGATTGAAGCCTTAAAGTCTTCAAATTTCCACAAAATGAAAGTGCAGCAATCCACCCATCATCCATTCTATGGTTGCACAAAGTCAATTCCTCCAACATTTGACAACACTGTCCAATTGCTCTAATTCCATCATAGCTACCTTCACATCCACTCAGCTCAAGCTTCACTAATCGTTTACACCCATGAGCCAAAATGGTTAACCCAATATCAGTAATCCCACAATTATAAAACCCATGAACAGAACCAATCAATTTCACAATCTGTATATTATGACAAGCCGAAATCCCTCTCAAAGATTGATCCGTACAATGATGTAATTCCAACTCTTGTAATGTTGGGCATTCCTCAGCAACACTTAAAAGCCCTAATTCAGTTGCACCAATCAAAACAAGCCTACGCAAATTAGGACAACCACGAGCAAGATTCCCAAGCCCTAAATCAATAACCTTGGAGGACAACAAATTCTCACGACGAATAAACGAATCCCCAGAGAAATCAGAATCAAGATGAATAGAAATCAATCTATGTGTTAAGAGAATCCCAGCATTATTTGTTGAAACAAGACATGCTTTAGTTAAATCAACATCTGTAAGATTAGGTAAACGAGAAACGAGTCTCCCTGATTCAAGAAAATCCCAATCAAGAAGCTTAACAGAACGAACAAGACGACCTGATAAAAACATCCACCGTTTACAAACCAAGGAATTAGGTTTATATTGATAAACAGGTAACTTGGAAAGGATCTGTAAAAGGATTTCATCAGATAATAAACAAGTAACATCTGTGTTGGTAAAAtcaagaattagggttttctttttggATGGTGTTGATGGTTTTAATTTCTGCTTCTCATCAACAGCAATAGATTCAAGCTGCATCTTTAGAACAATGTTTTGAAGAGTTTTTTGATTGTCTTTTTTGAACCAGTGATTTGGCCAGCTTGAGGGTCTTCCTAATGGTGGTTTatttttattagggttttgtttttcatTTGGTGATGATGGGAAATGAAGATTTTCAgggttagggttagggtttttttcttctacttgtttttttgggtttgaaattttgaaaatattatcTGCTTCTTCAGAACTTCTGCTGCTTCTTGTTCTGCTTGGCTGCATcatctctctctttttctctaacaaaatcagatttaattttcttgttttattttgtttttttctatTTACTTTTATGTTTTTGTGGGGTCtgtcattttttgtttttctaatttGGCCTAGTTATAATTACAAGACTGTCCTTTTGTTTGTTGCTTAGTTTATCTGATTAAGCATTAATTAAAGTTCCTCTAGTTTAATCCGAGGCTTAAATGGACTAATCAAGTTGGTGAAACTGAAAAATGAAATCAATGAAATGCACCTGTGTGTTTCAATGTTTGTGTTGAGTAAGTACGGGATCTTTTctgaaaattttaattttcaaaccGTATGCAAAATGATAAGGTTTTATTTCCCAAATCATACCAAGTCTGTCCAAATTTCATGtgttgaaattttttattttacaaCCTCAATAGCACAACTACAAGGATCATCAAGAATGCCAATTTCATGCGAGCAATAGAATTTTAATGTTTATGCGTCTTATTGTTTCTGTTGTATTTAAATAATATATGTTTCATAAACTGCAGGTGCTTTGAGTAAGTCCTAAATATCCGATTCTTTTGCTGGAAATTTTAATTTTCAAGTCGTACATAATACAATAAGGTTTTGTTTTCCAAATAAGGCCGAGAATACCTTACTGGTATTTTACATCCTCAACAACATAATTATAAGTATTACCGCAAAAATAATTCTCATCAAGAATGGCTGAGAAACAAAATTTCACATAGATAGTTGAGTAAATTAAGCAAAAACTTGAAAATCAAAAACATTAACAACTCTAAAAAGACAACAAaggaaatcatcaaataatacaGCTACTTGAATCCTCTTCTTGTGAAGATTAGATGAAAGAGCTAATTTCTTCCAAACAAAATAATAATCCTGCAAAAAGCAAGAGAATTACGATCAAAAATTGATCCATCCATCTCTCAGGTTTTTTATCGTGTGGCAAAGAACGAATTTCTTCCATACATTGTAAATCTTTCCTAGTCGGGTAGTGAGAAGACATGGATTTGAAAGAATAGTCTGCTTCCAAACCTTTTAACACACCTACAAAACACAAGAAAGGCAGGCAATACAATGTTCCATTTTCAAGTAACAAAATAACTGAAAAGAATCCAAACCAGGAGTCGTCATCAGTGATATATGTAATCTTGCTTTATTTTCTCTTTCAATCAGATGTTTTGCAAGTTGATCTTGGAGTTGAATATGTGAttgtatttgttgttgttgttgtttctatGATTGTTATTGATGCTTATGTGAATGTTATTTTTGCTGTAGTGATTGGTGTTACTGCTGTTGTTTTCAAGACTAGAGAAGTTATTGTTACTGCTCCTGATTTTGTGGTTGTTGAAGAGGAAGAGAAAACTACTGCTAAATAAAGATTACTTTTTAGATAAATTGTGGATGAATCTTAGAAACATGAAAGATTTTCCATGTAAAAAAATATGATCAACATCTCCGTGAATCAAAACCcctcaaaacaaaaacaagaaaaaacaaacaaacccaaTTTTTAAAACCTTAAACctaaataagaaaatagaaaccctaaagatAATACATATACCGAGACGAAGAAGATAAAGAAAGGTTTGAGGGTGTGTGCTCAGATCTACTCCCCATGAGAGCCACGAAATAAACCCATGAAATACACCTGTATGTGTTCAATATTTTTAGGGATATTTTAATTTTGGGTCCCAACTTTGTGACCAGCATAGCGTTTGGGTCCTAGAAATTTCAAATTTATAGAGTTTGGGTCCCAGAACCGTAGTTGAGTCTTGATCGTTACctaaattattttaattttaatgaattttgtatttatttaacAACGTCAGGTACCGTTAGATAATATATCCTGCGGACGGCTAAGAGGTTCTTCTGCCTTCTCCATTACTAAAAATGatcatcatattcatcatcaacttcttctACTTAACCTTATACTCCTCTCTTCTTTATCCGCGATCTAATCTTTCTAATTAATTCAATTAGTAATTGCTTTCTAGTTCTTGGGTTTTGAAATCTTTCATCTCACAGATTCTCTACTTTGCTTCTCCTTTCGTTTCGGACTGGTTGTACTGACATGGCAATCTCAGCTGTTGTTTGAATATAAATTATTGTATGGCACTACCGTGGATTGGAGTTCTTGTTTAATTTAGGCACAAAGGTTTATATGCTTTATTTAATTTGGAATTTTTTTCCAATATCTAGGtacaaagaacaaatcaacaTGGGTAATATCTTATcaattttcaacacaatcaacaaTTAAATTgacagagagaaaaagaaaaacagaccCTAGCTTTTTCAATTTCTAATGTGAAGAAATTTGGGCAGCGGGTTTTGGCCGAGATAAAAATGGAAAGTGAAATGATGCAGTTGCTTTGGGTGATGAATAACGGTGCTTGATGGGTGATTCTGGGTGTGTGTATATTCttgtggtattgtaataccccgatattcggcggtGGTTGAACGAATGAagtataagtaatggtttgtcctttccaaacaccaattggctccagagttggcagaaaactctgcaggtaagcgtgctcgggcgggaataATCCAGGGATGAgcgacctcccgggaagttgttgtCGGATAACCGCAGCCGTCCCTGTTGTataccccacactgccggatgaccgcagtggctaagcaGGGACAGTACCAGTAGACGGACGGGTCATTACACAAACTCAATCAACTTCTCGTTCAGGTGAAAGAGTGGTCGGAGGTCTATATGGCAAACTGTTAGTCGTTTGAAGAAATAAGATGTAATACGACACTTACTCAACCGTTTAAGTCTGTTTGAGCG comes from Papaver somniferum cultivar HN1 chromosome 7, ASM357369v1, whole genome shotgun sequence and encodes:
- the LOC113297230 gene encoding F-box protein At5g51380-like, yielding MMQPSRTRSSRSSEEADNIFKISNPKKQVEEKNPNPNPENLHFPSSPNEKQNPNKNKPPLGRPSSWPNHWFKKDNQKTLQNIVLKMQLESIAVDEKQKLKPSTPSKKKTLILDFTNTDVTCLLSDEILLQILSKLPVYQYKPNSLVCKRWMFLSGRLVRSVKLLDWDFLESGRLVSRLPNLTDVDLTKACLVSTNNAGILLTHRLISIHLDSDFSGDSFIRRENLLSSKVIDLGLGNLARGCPNLRRLVLIGATELGLLSVAEECPTLQELELHHCTDQSLRGISACHNIQIVKLIGSVHGFYNCGITDIGLTILAHGCKRLVKLELSGCEGSYDGIRAIGQCCQMLEELTLCNHRMDDGWIAALSFCGNLKTLRLQSCKKIDPIPGPIEHLGSCPTLERLHLQQCQFRDKESANALFLVCVAVKEIVFQDCWGLDSEMFSFASNCRRVKSISLERCSMLTTEGLESVVLSWVNLQSLRVVSCNHVKDSEVTPALSSLFSVLKEFTWRPDSRSLLTSSLEGTGVGKKGGRFFRRV